A genomic segment from Diospyros lotus cultivar Yz01 chromosome 5, ASM1463336v1, whole genome shotgun sequence encodes:
- the LOC127801664 gene encoding uncharacterized protein LOC127801664 isoform X4, whose product MGFLMAALTCFNLLAWPLFSLGFPLYASVRAIETNSIQEMRALVAYWILFSLISIFELAFGKLLQWLPFWPYIKLITICWLVLPRFNGACYVYEHLIRQWLSVNPEGLVNLIVKPQKSTSLDAERFLSMAEKYVKESGCEALEKLIAGKHEHRNPDVDMEEIKAVTNTEEKGTAASMLKVPNAVKGNTKAVELTAKNYDAATERSPPKVPYAAKENAKAVELKEKDLAATERSHPKGPDVAKENAKAGEVMKKDLAAIERDRPKELDMAKENAKAGEEKEKHPVATERVKYVEPNLAQTEKKTVASREIKEKTTLAEKQVMEELASSEKVQREWTCAVCQFTTSSEQNLSSHLRGMKHKAKCEEVEASKNKRGSSSTSGWEHKKANSGDNPSPSKPKQNIHELWCGICNVSCTSQIDLESHLRGRRHLLQFQETLGSWGGWE is encoded by the exons ATGGGTTTTCTCATGGCTGCTCTGACGTGCTTCAACCTTCTTGCCTG GCCTCTCTTTTCACTGGGGTTTCCTCT ATATGCATCAGTTAGGGCAATCGAGACAAACTCCATTCAAGAGATGAGGGCTCTGGTGGCATACTGGATTCTcttctctttgatttcaatcTTTGAGCTTGCTTTTGGGAAGCTCCTTCAATG GCTGCCATTCTGGCCTTACATAAAGCTCATAACTATCTGCTGGCTGGTGCTACCCCGGTTCAATGGTGCTTGTTATGTTTACGAGCATTTGATACGCCAATGGTTATCTGTTAATCCAGAAGGACTTGTCAACCTAATTGTTAAGCCCCAAAAGAGCACATCCTTGGATGCAGAGAGATTTCTATCTATGGCAGAGAAGTATGTTAAGGAGAGTGGATGTGAAGCTTTGGAGAAACTCATTGCTGGAAAG CACGAGCATAGGAATCCAGACGTTGACATGGAAGAGATCAAGGCAGTAACAAATACAGAGGAAAAAGGAACTGCTGCATCAATGCTG AAAGTGCCTAATGCTGTGAAAGGCAACACCAAGGCAGTGGAGCTAACAGCAAAAAACTATGATGCTGCCACAGAGCGA TCTCCACCGAAAGTGCCTTATGCGGCTAAGGAGAATGCCAAAGCAGTGGAACTAAAGGAGAAAGATCTAGCTGCAACAGAAAGG tcTCATCCGAAAGGGCCTGATGTGGCCAAGGAGAATGCCAAAGCAGGGGAAGTAATGAAGAAAGATCTAGCTGCAATAGAAAGG GATCGTCCAAAAGAGCTTGATATGGCTAAGGAGAATGCCAAAGCAGGGGAAGAAAAGGAGAAACATCCAGTTGCAACAGAAAGG GTCAAGTATGTTGAACCAAATCTCGCTCAAACGGAGAAGAAAACAGTTGCTTCCAGGGAAATCAAAGAGAAGACAACGCTGGCCGAGAAGCAAGTGATGGAGGAACTGGCTTCTTCGGAGAAAGTTCAGAGAGAGTGGACCTGTGCTGTTTGTCAATTTACAACCTCATCTGAGCAGAACCTGAGCTCACATCTTCGGGGGATGAAGCACAAGGCCAAGTGCGAAGAGGTGGAAGCAAGCAAAAACAAGAGAGGTTCATCTTCAACATCCGGTTGGGAGCACAAAAAGGCAAATTCCGGCGATAATCCGAGCCCAAGTAAGCCTAAACAGAATATTCATGAGCTATGGTGTGGGATTTGCAATGTTAGCTGCACCAGCCAGATAGATTTGGAGTCGCATCTGAGAGGGAGGAGGCACTTGCTCCAGTTTCAGGAaactttgggctcttggggcgGATGGGAGTGA
- the LOC127801664 gene encoding uncharacterized protein LOC127801664 isoform X1: MGFLMAALTCFNLLAWPLFSLGFPLYASVRAIETNSIQEMRALVAYWILFSLISIFELAFGKLLQWLPFWPYIKLITICWLVLPRFNGACYVYEHLIRQWLSVNPEGLVNLIVKPQKSTSLDAERFLSMAEKYVKESGCEALEKLIAGKHEHRNPDVDMEEIKAVTNTEEKGTAASMLKVPNAVKGNTKAVELTAKNYDAATERSPPKVPYAAKENAKAVELKEKDLAATERSHPKGPDVAKENAKAGEVMKKDLAAIERDRPKELDMAKENAKAGEEKEKHPVATERVKYVEPNLAQTEKKTVASTEIKEKTAPAEKPVMEELASSEKVQREWTCAVCQVKATCEQNLNSHLQGRKHKAKCEELKASKNKRGSSSTFGWEHKKANSGDNPSPSKPKKQENKVQVKQASQQQPKQNIHELWCGICNVSCTSQIDLESHLRGRRHLLQFQETLGSWGGWE; the protein is encoded by the exons ATGGGTTTTCTCATGGCTGCTCTGACGTGCTTCAACCTTCTTGCCTG GCCTCTCTTTTCACTGGGGTTTCCTCT ATATGCATCAGTTAGGGCAATCGAGACAAACTCCATTCAAGAGATGAGGGCTCTGGTGGCATACTGGATTCTcttctctttgatttcaatcTTTGAGCTTGCTTTTGGGAAGCTCCTTCAATG GCTGCCATTCTGGCCTTACATAAAGCTCATAACTATCTGCTGGCTGGTGCTACCCCGGTTCAATGGTGCTTGTTATGTTTACGAGCATTTGATACGCCAATGGTTATCTGTTAATCCAGAAGGACTTGTCAACCTAATTGTTAAGCCCCAAAAGAGCACATCCTTGGATGCAGAGAGATTTCTATCTATGGCAGAGAAGTATGTTAAGGAGAGTGGATGTGAAGCTTTGGAGAAACTCATTGCTGGAAAG CACGAGCATAGGAATCCAGACGTTGACATGGAAGAGATCAAGGCAGTAACAAATACAGAGGAAAAAGGAACTGCTGCATCAATGCTG AAAGTGCCTAATGCTGTGAAAGGCAACACCAAGGCAGTGGAGCTAACAGCAAAAAACTATGATGCTGCCACAGAGCGA TCTCCACCGAAAGTGCCTTATGCGGCTAAGGAGAATGCCAAAGCAGTGGAACTAAAGGAGAAAGATCTAGCTGCAACAGAAAGG tcTCATCCGAAAGGGCCTGATGTGGCCAAGGAGAATGCCAAAGCAGGGGAAGTAATGAAGAAAGATCTAGCTGCAATAGAAAGG GATCGTCCAAAAGAGCTTGATATGGCTAAGGAGAATGCCAAAGCAGGGGAAGAAAAGGAGAAACATCCAGTTGCAACAGAAAGG GTCAAGTATGTTGAACCAAATCTCGCTCAAACTGAGAAGAAAACAGTTGCTTCCACGGAAATCAAAGAGAAGACAGCGCCGGCCGAGAAGCCAGTGATGGAGGAACTGGCTTCTTCGGAGAAAGTTCAGAGAGAGTGGACCTGTGCTGTTTGTCAAGTGAAAGCCACATGTGAGCAGAACTTGAACTCACATCTTCAGGGGAGGAAGCACAAGGCCAAGTGCGAAGAGCTGAAAGCAAGCAAAAACAAGAGAGGTTCATCTTCAACATTCGGTTGGGAGCACAAAAAGGCAAATTCCGGCGATAATCCGAGCCCAAGTAAGCCtaagaaacaagagaacaaggTGCAAGTGAAACAGGCGAGCCAGCAGCAGCCAAAACAGAATATTCATGAGCTATGGTGTGGGATTTGCAATGTTAGCTGCACCAGCCAGATAGATTTGGAGTCGCATCTGAGAGGGAGGAGGCACTTGCTCCAGTTTCAGGAaactttgggctcttggggcgGATGGGAGTGA
- the LOC127801664 gene encoding HVA22-like protein a isoform X8, with the protein MGFLMAALTCFNLLAWPLFSLGFPLYASVRAIETNSIQEMRALVAYWILFSLISIFELAFGKLLQWLPFWPYIKLITICWLVLPRFNGACYVYEHLIRQWLSVNPEGLVNLIVKPQKSTSLDAERFLSMAEKYVKESGCEALEKLIAGKHEHRNPDVDMEEIKAVTNTEEKGTAASMLKVPNAVKGNTKAVELTAKNYDAATERSPPKVPYAAKENAKAVELKEKDLAATERSHPKGPDVAKENAKAGEVMKKDLAAIERNNITEILLPCETKEG; encoded by the exons ATGGGTTTTCTCATGGCTGCTCTGACGTGCTTCAACCTTCTTGCCTG GCCTCTCTTTTCACTGGGGTTTCCTCT ATATGCATCAGTTAGGGCAATCGAGACAAACTCCATTCAAGAGATGAGGGCTCTGGTGGCATACTGGATTCTcttctctttgatttcaatcTTTGAGCTTGCTTTTGGGAAGCTCCTTCAATG GCTGCCATTCTGGCCTTACATAAAGCTCATAACTATCTGCTGGCTGGTGCTACCCCGGTTCAATGGTGCTTGTTATGTTTACGAGCATTTGATACGCCAATGGTTATCTGTTAATCCAGAAGGACTTGTCAACCTAATTGTTAAGCCCCAAAAGAGCACATCCTTGGATGCAGAGAGATTTCTATCTATGGCAGAGAAGTATGTTAAGGAGAGTGGATGTGAAGCTTTGGAGAAACTCATTGCTGGAAAG CACGAGCATAGGAATCCAGACGTTGACATGGAAGAGATCAAGGCAGTAACAAATACAGAGGAAAAAGGAACTGCTGCATCAATGCTG AAAGTGCCTAATGCTGTGAAAGGCAACACCAAGGCAGTGGAGCTAACAGCAAAAAACTATGATGCTGCCACAGAGCGA TCTCCACCGAAAGTGCCTTATGCGGCTAAGGAGAATGCCAAAGCAGTGGAACTAAAGGAGAAAGATCTAGCTGCAACAGAAAGG tcTCATCCGAAAGGGCCTGATGTGGCCAAGGAGAATGCCAAAGCAGGGGAAGTAATGAAGAAAGATCTAGCTGCAATAGAAAGG aaTAACATCACAGAGATTCTTCTTCCATGTGAAACAAAAGAAG GTTGA